From the genome of Sulfurimonas paralvinellae:
ACTTTTATAGTTATTCACATAAATTTAACCCTGTTTTATGCAAAACATTAGTATTATTCACATATAAAAGAAAAAATAAGGTTTTATGTGAATATAGGTCAAGAAGTTTTAGAAGCGCTCAAAGATGAGATTACTGAGATAGAATATAAACGTTATATCAGACATCTACAGTATGACAGTAAAAAATCTACAGGTGATTTGGCTCTTTTTTATGCCCCAAATGCACTGGTACTTAACTGGATCAAAAATAAATATACAGAAAAGATCGCCCATCTCTTTGAGATAAAGACAGGTTCAAAGGTCACTGTTCGTATCACACTGAAAAATACGACTGAAAGAAGAAAGAGTAAAAAAGTTGTAGAAGCAAAACAAAACTCTTCGCTTCTCAATCCTTCACACTCTTTTGATAACTTCATGGTAGGCGGCTCGAACCAGTTTGCCTATGCCGCTGTGAAAAGTGCCAGTGAAAACCCTGGGAAAGTATATAATCCTCTCTTTATCTATGGTGGCGTCGGTCTTGGAAAGACTCACCTCATGCAAGCAGCTGGAAACGTACTGCAAAACGAAGGGAAAGTCGTTATCTATACTACAGTCGAGCAGTTCTTAAATGACTTCATTCGTCATGTTCGTAACAAAACAATGGAACGTTTTCAAGAAAAATATAGAAAATGCGATGTCCTGCTTATCGATGATATTCAGTTTCTCTCAAATAAAGAGGGTATACAAGAGGAGTTCTTTCACACTTTTGAAGCACTCAAAGGCGCCGGCAAGCAGATCATACTCACAGCAGACAAACATCCTAAAAAGATAGGCGGTCTTGAAGCACGGCTCCAAAGCCGTTTTGAGTGGGGACTTGTTGCTGATATCCAACCGCCGGAACTTGAGACGAAAATAGCCATCATCAAGAAAAAATGTGAGATTAACAAAGTGAAACTTTCTGAAGATATCGTCAATTATATTGCAACGGTCATTGAGAGCAATGTCCGTGAGATAGAGGGGATACTTTCAAAACTTCATGCCTATTCACAACTGATGCATGTCGATATCGATCTCAAATTCACAAAGAATGTCCTCAAAGATCAAATGAATGAAAATCGTGAAAATCTCACAATGGATAAGATCACTCAGGTCGTTGCAAAGGATCTTAACATCAAACCAAGTGAAATTCGTTCAAAAGGAAGAAGTAAAAATATCGTTTATGCCCGTCGTATATCCATCTATATCTGCCGAGAGCTCACACAAAATACTATGCCCCAACTTGCTCAGTACTTTGGTATGAAAGACCATACAGCTATCAGTCATACTATTAAAAAAATCAATGATCTTATCAAAGATGATGAAGATTTTAGAGTAAAAATTGAAGAATTGAGCAATAAAATAACAGCATCTTCTTAGTTTTTTGTTAAAAAGTTTAAAAAAAAGATATAATTGTATAAGTGAATAGATGTGAAGTAAACCTTCATGCTTCATCACATCACAAAGTATGAGTTTCAAGAGGTTTATAGAGTGTTTTCACATATTCACTTACACCTACTACTACATACTGAAATTATTAAATAATATAGGGATTTTAAAATGAAGATTAATATATCTAAATCTGTCATAGAAAACATATTAGTCCATGCTGGACCTTTTCTAGAAAAAAAAGATACTTCACAAATCACATCACATGTCTATCTCAATGCTTCTCATTCAAAATTGACTGTTAAAGCCACAGATTATGAAATAGGTTTTTGTGTTACAACAGACAATGTCAATATTACCAAAGAAGGAAGTATCACTGCAAACGGTAAAAAATTTCTCGATATAGTCAGAATATTAAAAGAGGGAGATATAACTCTTGAAGTAATCAGAGATACACTTCATATATCTCAAGGAAGTTCCAACTTCAAACTGCCTACATTTTCATATAACGAATTTCCTGAATTTCCAAACTATGAAAATAAAGCACGAATATCTATAGATTCGCATACGCTCATAGAATCACTTAAAAAAATTACACCTGCCATTGATACAAATAACCCTAAATTTGAACTTAACGGTGCATTGATAGACATTAAAACCGATGTTATCAATTTTGCTGCTACAGATACAAGACGCTTAGCTGTAGTAACTGTGCAAAATCAAAGTGACAAAGAACTTTCCATCATCATTCCTAAAAAAGCGATCATTGAAATACAAAAACTTTTCTTTGACAATATCGAACTTTACTATGATGAAACAAATCTTATTATCCACTCTGAGCAATATACATTCTTTACAAAACTCATCAATGGTAAATTTCCTGAATATTCACGAATCATTCCAAAAGAGACAGCGCATAATCTGCTTCTTCCAAAAGCAGTAATGATAGATGCAATTAAACAGATAACGACAATATCTACAGATGTAAAAATCTCATTTTTAAATGACACTATTACTTTTGAAAGTTTAAGTGACGATAATATTGAAGCAAAAACAGAGATAACATTTACAACAAATTTCACAGAAAAATTTTCAATCGCCATCAATTCAAGATATCTCCTAGACTTTTTAAATTCTATTAACACTTCAGAGTTTACAATAGGACTCAATGAAGGGAATCTTCCATTTATTCTTCGTGATGAAAACTTCATTACAGTTGTCATGCCAATAGTCATTTAAGACTGTTGGACCCTCTTTTTTAAACCAATTTTATAAATCAAAACTTATTTTTATATTTATTTAGATAGAATATCTCTAATTATGCCGTGATGGCAATAAATGGAGTCTATTAATGGAACAAAATTACGGTGCTAGTAATATTAAAGTCCTCAAAGGTTTAGAGGCAGTTCGTAAACGTCCTGGTATGTATATTGGAGATACGGGACATCGCGGTCTCCACCACTTAGTTTATGAAGTCATTGACAACTCAATAGATGAAGCGATGGCAGGGTATTGTAATACTATTACAGTAACACTTACAAAACGGGGTACCTGTATTGTAAGTGATAATGGTCGCGGTATTCCTACTGATATGCACCCGACAGAAAACATGAGCGCGGCAACCGTTGTTTTAACCGTTCTTCATGCCGGTGGTAAATTTGATAAAGATACTTATAAAGTTTCCGGAGGACTCCATGGGGTTGGTGTTTCAGTTGTAAATGCACTCTCAGCTGATCTGCATATGACTATTTATCGTGATGGAAAGATCCATGAACAAGATTTCAAGATGGGTATTCCTCAAGGTCCTCTTGAAATAACGGGAACGACTCGTAAAACAGGAACCACTATTGAATTTGCAGCTGATCCTTCCATCTTTACAGAAACAGTAACGTTCGAATATGATTATCTTGCAAAAAGATTTAAAGAACTTGCATATCTTAACCCATTTATAACCATAAAATTCAATGATGAAAGAACGGATAAAAAAGAAGTCTATCACTTTGAAGGCGGAATTGCACAGTATGTAAGCGATATGAATAAAAAACAAACTGTTGCTAATGTTTACAGTTTCAGTGGAAAAGCAGATGATATAGAGTTTGATATAGCACTGATGTATAATGACTCCTATGAAGAAAAACTTGCTTCTTTTGTTAATAATATTCGTACTCCAAACGGTGGAACACATGAAGCAGGTTTTCGTGCCGGATTAACCCGTGTCATCTCAAACTATAATGCTAAAAACGGTGCTGCAAAAGAAAAAGATGTCAAAATCTCCGGTGATGATGTTAAAGAAGGTCTTATTGCCATTGTTTCGGTGCGTGTACCTGAGCCTCAGTTCGAAGGTCAAACAAAAGGAAAACTTGGAAATACTTATGTTCGCCCGTTGATTCAAAAAGCAACAGGTGAAGCTTTAAATAAATATTTTGAAGAAAATCCGTTAGAGGCCAAAGCTGTTGTTCAAAAAGCATTGATGGCAGCCCGTGGCCGTGAAGCGGCGAAAAAAGCGCGTGAGCTTACGCGTAGAAAAGATTCTATGAGTGTTGGAACACTTCCTGGTAAACTTGCCGATTGTCAAAGTAAAGATGCAAGCATCTGTGAACTTTACCTGGTGGAAGGGGATTCTGCAGGCGGTTCTGCAAAAATGGGCCGTGACAGAGTATTCCAGGCAATTCTGCCACTCAAGGGTAAGATTTTAAATGTTGAAAAAGCGCGTTTGGAGAAGATTTTAAAATCTGATGAGATCACGAATATGATTACGGCAATGGGTTGTGGGATAGGTGAAGAGTATAACGAAGAGAAACTCCGTTATCACAAGATTATCATCATGACCGATGCCGATGTCGATGGTAGTCACATTCAGACACTCCTGCTAACGTTCTTTTTTCGTTATTTTAGAGATATCGTTGAAAAAGGGTACCTCTATCTTGCACAACCGCCGCTTTACCGTTATACAAAAGGTAAGAAAAAAGAGATCTATTTTAAAGATGACAGAGCGATGAACGATTATCTTATAGATAATGGTGTAGAATCATTGGAAGTGGATGGAATTGGACATGACGATCTTGTTGCATACTTCAGAATGGTTGATCATTATGCGGCATCACTTGAAGCACTGGAGCGTCGTTATGCTCTTGTAAAACTCATTCGTCATTTTGTTGAAAATCCGGATCTTATCTCTCTTGGAGCGAAAGAGATGTTTGAAGAGATCAAGAAATTTTTGGAATCTATCAATAACAATATTCTTACATACACTATCAATGAAGAGTCAAATGAGATTCATCTTTTTGTTCAAACAGAGGGTGGGATGGAAGAGTTGCTTATAAATGATGAGCTTTTTGCCGCACCGCATTTTGCAGAAGCATCATTTGTCTACAACAAGATCAAAGAGTGGGATATCTCCTTTGATAAAGATTTCATAGAAGTTCTTGAAGATGTCAAAGAGTATGCGAAAAAAGGTGCTTATATCCAACGTTACAAAGGTCTTGGTGAGATGAATCCTGAACAGCTTTGGGAAACAACGATGACACCGGAAAACCGTGTACTTTTACAGATCAATATAGATGATGCCGAAGCTGCATCGGATGCTTTTACACTCTTTATGGGTGATGAAGTTGAACCACGTCGAAATTATATTGAAACACATGCAAAAGATGTAAAACACTTAGACGTTTAGATGTTATTACCTGAAACAAAAGAGAGGGAGTACCGATTTCGATTGGCACTTCGTATCGGCCTTCCTATCTTTGCTCTTATTATCGCTTTTATATCTCATACACTGATAACAAATTATCAAAATTTACACAGCTCTTTTTTTATTGAAGCAACTCTTATTATTTTAGTCAGTATCTATTTTATTTTTTATCTTATTTATAACGGTTTCAGCGTTAAAATTACTGATGATGTGACAAAAACTTTTACACGTGAATATCTTTATGAATATCTTCAAAAGGAGATAAAAGATAAAAAAGAGTACACGCTGATTCTCATCAGTATAGATAATCTCAATGATATCAATAAACTCTATGGAATTAAAAACGGTGACAAGATACTGCGTGAGGTAGCCTTATGGATAGCTGAGTACCTTAAAAAAGAGGGGATAGATAATTTTCCGATGGGTCATATAAAAGGTGGAGATTTTATTTTGGCCCTAGAGGGTCCAAAAGCTAAATATTCCACTATTTTGGAGTTGATGTGTCTTAAATCGAGTGAATTAAAGATAGGAGATATCGAGGTTAAAATATCGGGTGCCATTACTGATACAAGCTACTCACGCGAACTTGATTACCTTATTGAGAATCTTTTTGAACTCGTAGAGAAGAGAAAAAACTCTAAACAAAAAGATAGTGATGATGAAATGAATCCAAATGAATTGGAATCCATTATTATCAATGCACTTCATAACAGAGACCTTATTGTTATGTCACAGGATATTTTTGAAAATGAAGAAGTGGTTTTTCATGAATGTTTTGTCAAACTTAAAGCAAACAACACAAAAGTCATCTATCCCAAAACATATCTCAAAGTGATAAACAAACTGGGACTCGGGAGTGAGTTTGATCTTGCTGTTTTAGAAACAGTTTTACAAAAATGTAAAGATGAAGATAGGTTTTTCGCGCTTAATATTCTGCCGACATCGCTCAGAAACGAAAAGTTCTTATCACGTGCGAAAGAACTTCTTCGTGAGCATAAAACAAAACTCATGTTTGTTTTATATGAAGCGGAGTACTACTCATATACAAGCAGATACAACTCTATTATAAACAGTTTAAAAGATCTTGGTGTCTCTTTTGCGATTGACAGGGTTGCATCGATACATACAAGCTTCTTGTATCTGCGTGAGCTTGACATTGATGTTATCCGTTTTGATACCTACTACTCCAATGCAGAAAAGTTAGAGAAAAATCGTAGTATAATTGAAGGTTTTAATCTTATGGCACATGAAAAAGGAGTAAAATCCTGGATCAAGAACATAGAAGATGAAAAGACTTATGAGTTATGTAAAGAAATAGGCATAGATTATATGCAGGGAAAACAACTTGCCCTGTTGCAAGAGATAAAAAACTAGGAGAGTGAAAATGAAATATGGTGAGAAAATTGTGAGTGAATTTGATGTTGAAAAAGATTTGGAGATATGGCCGAATGAACATGAGAGAGAGTATCTCATAAAGATGACTCTGCCGGAGTTTTCCTGCCTCTGTCCAAGAAGCGGATATCCCGATTATGCGACAATATACCTTGAATATACACCGGATAAATGGGTGGTAGAGTTAAAAGCCATAAAACTTTACATTAATTCATTTCGTGAGAGACATATTTCACATGAGAACTCTGCCAATGAAATTTACGGAGTTTTAGAAAGAAAACTCAAACCAAAATATATGAAAGTAACGGCTGATTTTAATCCACGTGGGAACGTGCATACGGTTATAGAAATAGACAGCTCTAAAATGACAAAATAAAAAGGTATTGTGATGTTTAAGAGTATTTTGGGAAGAAAAAAAGATGATCAAAATGATATAACTGCAGAAGATGCAGCTTTGATTGA
Proteins encoded in this window:
- the dnaN gene encoding DNA polymerase III subunit beta → MKINISKSVIENILVHAGPFLEKKDTSQITSHVYLNASHSKLTVKATDYEIGFCVTTDNVNITKEGSITANGKKFLDIVRILKEGDITLEVIRDTLHISQGSSNFKLPTFSYNEFPEFPNYENKARISIDSHTLIESLKKITPAIDTNNPKFELNGALIDIKTDVINFAATDTRRLAVVTVQNQSDKELSIIIPKKAIIEIQKLFFDNIELYYDETNLIIHSEQYTFFTKLINGKFPEYSRIIPKETAHNLLLPKAVMIDAIKQITTISTDVKISFLNDTITFESLSDDNIEAKTEITFTTNFTEKFSIAINSRYLLDFLNSINTSEFTIGLNEGNLPFILRDENFITVVMPIVI
- a CDS encoding EAL domain-containing protein → MLLPETKEREYRFRLALRIGLPIFALIIAFISHTLITNYQNLHSSFFIEATLIILVSIYFIFYLIYNGFSVKITDDVTKTFTREYLYEYLQKEIKDKKEYTLILISIDNLNDINKLYGIKNGDKILREVALWIAEYLKKEGIDNFPMGHIKGGDFILALEGPKAKYSTILELMCLKSSELKIGDIEVKISGAITDTSYSRELDYLIENLFELVEKRKNSKQKDSDDEMNPNELESIIINALHNRDLIVMSQDIFENEEVVFHECFVKLKANNTKVIYPKTYLKVINKLGLGSEFDLAVLETVLQKCKDEDRFFALNILPTSLRNEKFLSRAKELLREHKTKLMFVLYEAEYYSYTSRYNSIINSLKDLGVSFAIDRVASIHTSFLYLRELDIDVIRFDTYYSNAEKLEKNRSIIEGFNLMAHEKGVKSWIKNIEDEKTYELCKEIGIDYMQGKQLALLQEIKN
- the dnaA gene encoding chromosomal replication initiator protein DnaA translates to MNIGQEVLEALKDEITEIEYKRYIRHLQYDSKKSTGDLALFYAPNALVLNWIKNKYTEKIAHLFEIKTGSKVTVRITLKNTTERRKSKKVVEAKQNSSLLNPSHSFDNFMVGGSNQFAYAAVKSASENPGKVYNPLFIYGGVGLGKTHLMQAAGNVLQNEGKVVIYTTVEQFLNDFIRHVRNKTMERFQEKYRKCDVLLIDDIQFLSNKEGIQEEFFHTFEALKGAGKQIILTADKHPKKIGGLEARLQSRFEWGLVADIQPPELETKIAIIKKKCEINKVKLSEDIVNYIATVIESNVREIEGILSKLHAYSQLMHVDIDLKFTKNVLKDQMNENRENLTMDKITQVVAKDLNIKPSEIRSKGRSKNIVYARRISIYICRELTQNTMPQLAQYFGMKDHTAISHTIKKINDLIKDDEDFRVKIEELSNKITASS
- the queF gene encoding preQ(1) synthase, translating into MKYGEKIVSEFDVEKDLEIWPNEHEREYLIKMTLPEFSCLCPRSGYPDYATIYLEYTPDKWVVELKAIKLYINSFRERHISHENSANEIYGVLERKLKPKYMKVTADFNPRGNVHTVIEIDSSKMTK
- the gyrB gene encoding DNA topoisomerase (ATP-hydrolyzing) subunit B produces the protein MEQNYGASNIKVLKGLEAVRKRPGMYIGDTGHRGLHHLVYEVIDNSIDEAMAGYCNTITVTLTKRGTCIVSDNGRGIPTDMHPTENMSAATVVLTVLHAGGKFDKDTYKVSGGLHGVGVSVVNALSADLHMTIYRDGKIHEQDFKMGIPQGPLEITGTTRKTGTTIEFAADPSIFTETVTFEYDYLAKRFKELAYLNPFITIKFNDERTDKKEVYHFEGGIAQYVSDMNKKQTVANVYSFSGKADDIEFDIALMYNDSYEEKLASFVNNIRTPNGGTHEAGFRAGLTRVISNYNAKNGAAKEKDVKISGDDVKEGLIAIVSVRVPEPQFEGQTKGKLGNTYVRPLIQKATGEALNKYFEENPLEAKAVVQKALMAARGREAAKKARELTRRKDSMSVGTLPGKLADCQSKDASICELYLVEGDSAGGSAKMGRDRVFQAILPLKGKILNVEKARLEKILKSDEITNMITAMGCGIGEEYNEEKLRYHKIIIMTDADVDGSHIQTLLLTFFFRYFRDIVEKGYLYLAQPPLYRYTKGKKKEIYFKDDRAMNDYLIDNGVESLEVDGIGHDDLVAYFRMVDHYAASLEALERRYALVKLIRHFVENPDLISLGAKEMFEEIKKFLESINNNILTYTINEESNEIHLFVQTEGGMEELLINDELFAAPHFAEASFVYNKIKEWDISFDKDFIEVLEDVKEYAKKGAYIQRYKGLGEMNPEQLWETTMTPENRVLLQINIDDAEAASDAFTLFMGDEVEPRRNYIETHAKDVKHLDV